Proteins from a single region of Scylla paramamosain isolate STU-SP2022 unplaced genomic scaffold, ASM3559412v1 Contig36, whole genome shotgun sequence:
- the LOC135097909 gene encoding LOW QUALITY PROTEIN: uncharacterized protein LOC135097909 (The sequence of the model RefSeq protein was modified relative to this genomic sequence to represent the inferred CDS: inserted 2 bases in 1 codon; substituted 1 base at 1 genomic stop codon), with amino-acid sequence RREREKRREREIEREKRKERERREEKRREEEEKEGEEEERRREEKGKKREEKRREERREREKEKRREERKEKRRAEKEERRGHXEREEREGEEREREEERRGEERIEKERREERGERRERERRGEERRERKRMRKRRGEERKREXKRREEREREERRERKRSRQRRGKERREERKKREEERREEKKERE; translated from the exons aggagagagagagagaagaggagagagagagagatagagagagagaagagaaaggagagggagaggagagaagagaagagaagagaagaagaagagaaggagggagaggaggaggaaaggagaagagaagagaaggggaagaaaagagaagagaagagaagagaagagagaagagaaagagagaaagagaagagaagagaggagaggaaagaaaagaggagagcagagaaagaggagaggagaggaca agaaagagaagagagggagggagaggagagggaaagagaagaggagaggagaggagaggagaggatagagaaagagagaagagaggagagaggagagagaagagagagagaaaggagaggagaggagagaagagaaagaaagagaatgagaaagaggagaggagaggagaggaagagagaatagaagagaagggaagaaagagagagagaagagagaagagaaaggaagagaagcaggcagaggagaggaaaggagaggagagaggagagaaagaaaagagaagaagagaggagagaagagaagaaagaaagagag